From a single Nissabacter sp. SGAir0207 genomic region:
- a CDS encoding LysR family transcriptional regulator, which translates to MQEESGQEWVNLMQIRAFSQVVEQGSVSRAAEELFRTQSAVTRAIRDLELRLGVPLFERHAGGMMLTDFGKCVLPRARRALAELRETPLRLARLRGRPAPPRGEAEPLWLFNVRRLQIFITLCQTRHMQTVAAHLGLSQPAVSAALKVLESGAGIALLERTPHGMMPSLAGREMEPGIRRALNELRHIPADIAARRGVLTGTVRIGALPLGRTRLLPQAIILLLSRYPALKVMTNESAFGMLASEMRAGDIDFIFGALRNSEEAADITRETLFREDMVLLARRGHPLAAQGATLADLQRAQWVLPRADTPARRLLEGCFQSMGLPAPSPQVESGDLALVRGLLLHSDMLAAVSAHQLEHELARGELVRLAPALTGTGRDIGLTCRAGCLHSPAAQAMIDCLREVCAAAPTG; encoded by the coding sequence ATGCAAGAAGAGAGCGGGCAGGAGTGGGTAAACCTGATGCAGATCAGGGCCTTCAGCCAGGTGGTGGAGCAGGGGAGCGTGTCGCGCGCTGCCGAGGAGCTATTCCGTACGCAGTCTGCCGTCACCCGCGCCATCCGCGATCTGGAGCTGCGGCTCGGCGTGCCGCTGTTTGAGCGTCACGCTGGCGGCATGATGCTGACCGACTTTGGCAAGTGCGTGCTGCCTCGCGCGCGGCGGGCGCTGGCGGAGCTGCGGGAGACGCCGCTGCGGCTGGCGCGCCTGCGTGGTCGGCCCGCGCCGCCGCGCGGCGAGGCAGAGCCGCTCTGGCTGTTCAACGTGCGGCGGTTGCAGATCTTCATCACCCTCTGCCAGACGCGCCACATGCAGACCGTGGCCGCGCACCTTGGCCTGAGCCAGCCGGCGGTCAGCGCCGCGCTGAAAGTGCTGGAGAGCGGCGCGGGCATCGCGCTGCTGGAGCGCACGCCGCACGGCATGATGCCGTCGCTGGCCGGGCGCGAGATGGAGCCGGGCATCCGCCGGGCGCTGAATGAGCTGCGCCACATCCCGGCGGACATCGCCGCCCGGCGCGGCGTGCTGACCGGCACCGTGCGCATTGGCGCACTGCCGCTGGGGCGCACCCGGCTGCTGCCGCAGGCGATTATCCTGCTGCTGTCGCGCTACCCGGCGCTGAAGGTGATGACCAACGAGAGCGCCTTCGGCATGTTGGCCTCGGAGATGCGCGCTGGCGACATCGACTTCATCTTTGGCGCGCTGCGCAACAGTGAGGAGGCGGCGGACATCACCCGCGAGACGCTGTTCCGGGAGGATATGGTGCTGCTGGCACGGCGCGGCCACCCGCTGGCGGCGCAGGGCGCGACACTGGCGGATCTGCAACGGGCGCAGTGGGTGCTGCCGCGCGCCGATACACCGGCGCGGCGGCTGCTGGAGGGGTGCTTCCAGTCGATGGGGCTGCCCGCGCCGTCGCCACAGGTGGAGAGCGGCGATCTGGCGCTGGTGCGTGGGCTGCTGCTGCACTCTGACATGCTGGCGGCAGTCTCCGCCCACCAGCTGGAGCATGAGCTGGCGCGCGGGGAGTTGGTGCGGCTGGCGCCAGCGCTAACCGGTACTGGCCGTGACATCGGCCTGACCTGCCGCGCTGGCTGCCTGCACTCACCGGCCGCACAGGCGATGATCGACTGCCTGCGCGAGGTGTGCGCCGCCGCGCCAACCGGCTAG
- a CDS encoding gallate dioxygenase has translation MAKIIGGLAVSHTPTIGFAVDHHKQQESAWAPIFDGFAPMQRWLEEKQPDVLLYIFNDHVTSFFFDHYSTFVLGIDDHYEVADEGGGPRDLPPIQGHAALSQHIGASLMADEFDMAFFQDKALDHGLFSPLSALLPWEKGWPVPVVPLQIGVLQFPIPTARRCYRLGQALRRAIESFPEDLKVAVVATGGVSHQVHGERCGFNNPEWDAQFIDMLVNDPERLTEMTLAEYATLGGLEGAEVIMWLVMRGALSANVEKLHEAYYLPSMTGIATLILENRAREAPVDVHQRQRDKIQAQLAGVESLPGTYPFTHARSLKAIRINRFLHRLIQPAWRERFLHEPQALYAEGGLTAEEQQLLEARDWRGLIHYGVSFFLLEKLGAVVGVSNLHIYSAMRGQTLEEFQKTRNQQVLYSVAGKKGA, from the coding sequence ATGGCAAAGATAATTGGCGGGCTCGCCGTGTCACACACGCCGACCATCGGCTTCGCCGTCGATCACCACAAGCAGCAGGAGAGCGCCTGGGCGCCGATTTTTGACGGCTTCGCGCCGATGCAGCGCTGGCTGGAGGAGAAGCAGCCCGACGTGCTGCTCTACATCTTCAATGACCACGTCACCTCCTTCTTCTTCGACCACTACTCCACCTTTGTGCTGGGGATTGACGATCACTATGAGGTGGCGGATGAGGGCGGCGGCCCGCGTGACCTGCCGCCCATTCAGGGCCACGCGGCGCTGTCGCAGCACATCGGCGCAAGCCTGATGGCCGATGAGTTCGACATGGCCTTCTTCCAGGACAAGGCGCTGGATCACGGCCTGTTCTCGCCGCTCTCCGCGCTGCTGCCGTGGGAGAAGGGGTGGCCGGTGCCGGTGGTGCCGTTGCAGATTGGTGTGTTGCAGTTTCCGATCCCTACCGCCCGCCGCTGCTACCGGCTGGGGCAGGCGTTGCGCCGGGCGATTGAGAGCTTCCCGGAGGATCTGAAGGTGGCGGTGGTGGCGACCGGCGGCGTCTCCCATCAGGTGCACGGTGAGCGCTGCGGCTTCAACAACCCGGAGTGGGACGCACAATTCATCGACATGCTGGTCAATGACCCGGAGCGGCTGACTGAGATGACGCTGGCGGAGTACGCCACCCTTGGCGGGCTGGAGGGGGCGGAGGTGATCATGTGGCTGGTGATGCGCGGCGCGCTGTCGGCCAACGTGGAGAAGCTGCATGAGGCGTACTACCTCCCCTCCATGACCGGCATCGCCACGCTGATTCTGGAGAACCGCGCCCGCGAGGCACCGGTGGATGTCCACCAGCGCCAGCGCGACAAGATTCAGGCCCAGCTGGCCGGTGTGGAGTCGCTGCCGGGCACCTACCCCTTCACCCACGCGCGCAGTCTGAAGGCGATCCGCATCAACCGCTTCCTGCACCGGCTGATCCAGCCAGCGTGGCGTGAGCGCTTCCTGCATGAGCCACAGGCGCTGTATGCCGAGGGCGGGCTGACGGCGGAGGAGCAGCAGTTGCTGGAGGCGCGCGACTGGCGCGGCCTGATTCACTACGGCGTCAGCTTCTTCCTGCTGGAGAAGCTGGGGGCAGTGGTCGGCGTCTCCAACCTGCACATCTACTCGGCGATGCGCGGCCAGACGCTGGAGGAGTTCCAGAAGACCCGCAACCAGCAGGTGCTCTACTCAGTGGCGGGCAAAAAAGGGGCCTAG